Within Aspergillus oryzae RIB40 DNA, chromosome 2, the genomic segment atggtgTCAGCATCGATAACTCGAATAAGACTCGTCATCTAGGAAATCATCATGTGAGGCTTGAGAGCTATGAGACAAGTTGATATTTACCTTTTAGCTAAAGATGTTTGATATATTATACATAGCGTATTACGCGACACTATCCATGACCATTAGCCCCAGGCCCAAGTCTTGTAGGATCAATATATTTGTGTAGTTGTATGATCTCAGTGGGCGAGGTTTTCTAGGCCTGCCGCAAAAAAGGCATATCCATCAAGACCGGTCGTCTGTCGGACGCCGTCGGAGCCCAGTGCCATTTCATCTTCGAAAATGATGTAGGGAAATAGGATGGTCGAGTCTTACCATCTAGAATATGGATTTAAAATGATAAGCACTTAAGAGTGCATTACTGGCCACCTGCTGAAACCTTTTGACCGTCAGCATACAATCACACATGTGCGAATAAGAGATCAAACAGATAGATGAGGTAGCAGATCAGAAATGTGCCATAAGTGTTATCGCCAACAACCCGAAGGTCTCAGTCGGTAATTTCCAGCGTATATGTTGTTGTGAAGCATCATGCTAGACGGGGTGAAACAAAAAGGAGTCGGTACGTACCATTGGTGGAAGTCAAGATCGGCTTCCCTGGTTTTCGCATGTCATTTAATTGTTAGTCCTGCGGCACATCAAGTCAGCAATGTGCTTTCGTATTGAAATGCAAGCGAGCAGAAAGCTTTCTTTGCAAGCAGATCAGACTGACGTGCAAAACCGAGTTTTCATGCCAAATAGGTCAAAGACTCTAGTTTGTAAATGGTTGTAGGTTACATCatgatggaagatgtggaagaaaataagaatagACAAAAGTCAGACAAGAGTGAACTTACCAAACAGAGTATCCCTGCGACACAAGTTGCTAGTGATTAGTTCACGCTCAGTATGAGCATATGAAATCATTGAGCAATTAtatttgtttgtttataCTAGGTCTGATGGAAGTTGCAGCCCAACCATTTCAGGTGAACAGCCATCAGCCaggattgttgttgttgctgttgtgtgGGAAGGTGAAGTTTctaaaaggaaaaagaaaaagcgtGTCGAACTTTTTCAAGCTGCTCTCGCACCGGAGCTAACTTTACCGAGGCCTAATCCGGTTAGCCGGGAGCGAGTCACGGGATGTGAGTAGGTAATGGCTTAGATAAGCTCAGCCGTTCCAGTCAGCTGACCTGAAAAAAAGGGTGCGATCGACGGAGGAAAGAAACCCGAACAAGAACGAGAGGATTGCTTCACAGAACGGCCGAGACTCGAATAGTTCAATAATAGTTTGACGTGGGCGATCAAAAATTGTCGCGTCTGCTGACCAGGAGATATCCACTTCCGGCTATAGGTTTAATTTGCGCGACACGACAACGCAGACCAGAGCTATCAGTTTTTGCGGCATTTCTTTGGGCaataatgataatatggTTTCAATCGCATTGTGTTGCTGATAAGAGATCTGACCTGGCACATGGTACGTTACATACCGAGGaccagtacggagtattgaatcattgatatcattcatgtcattgatatcataAAATTGGAGATCCAAGAATCGTACTGTGTAGTCCGATCGACTTGttagtactccgtacgtagTAAGTAGTTCTATTAGTACGTACCTGTTCTTTACTGCGGGGGGAATCGGAGGCGGACAAGAATAAAACAGGGAAAAGCCGGGAGAGCAAGAGAGCGGCGGGGACTGCGGGGGAGAATTGAAAGATGACGAAAACCACCAGATACCGCATTGCGTCAATGGAACCCGTATTGTCAGTGACCCTGACGTTCTCCTTACTCAACTTGGGCTCCACCGGCAAAATATTATTGCTCCTATGACCCTTTGCACGATGATCTTAAGATGCGATGATACTATATATACTTACTCTCTCGACGGAGTACTCTTGGTATCTTCGAGTTTAGTGTATCCTATCTTACGTACTTGAATCCGACATAAAACAaatccctcccccctcctcaCTTGTCAACCCGGCCATTATCACCTCACATCCATTGGTGCCCTAGCCTTCCTGCTTTCTCCGCTGAACCGAGGTTGCGCATTACTTTAAACCGGTCCATTGCGCCCCAGAACCACTTGATCTCCCCTCCTGAACAATCTGCGCATATCCTCTCTGTGCTGAAGCATCCCAAATCAAcatcaatcatcatcatgtcTGGACACGAGAACAACGGTGCTCCCCCCGTGGgacaggagaagatcaacacCGACATCGTCACCCTCACAAGGTTTCTGACagaagaacaaaccaagGTGCCAGAAGCCACTGGTGACTTCACGTATGTTCAAGCCCATTGCCCCAGTAGAATCAACATTGGAAATAGGAACTAACCTTTTCATGATCACCCCCTCCAGACTCCTCTGCCACGCTCTTCAGTTCTCCTTCAAGTCCATCGCCTACTATATCCGTCGCGCATCCTTAATCAACCTGACAGGACTGGCGGGTTCCTCAAACACCACAGGCGATGaccagaagaagctcgacGTAATCGGCaatgatatcttcatctccgCCATGCGCGGCTCAGGTAAATGCCGTATCCTCGtctcggaagaagaagaagaagccatcatcTTCGACGAGCACCCCTACGCCCGCTACGCAGTCGTCTGCGACCCCATCGACGGATCCTCCAACCTGGACGCTGGCGTCTCGGTAGGAACCatcttcggcatcttcaagctGCCCGACTCCGTCCTGGGTCCCGAGAACAAGGTCTCCCCCAaggatctcctcctccccggTACTGAGATGGTCGCCTCCGGTTTCACCATGTACGGTGCCTCCGCCCAACTCGTCATCACCATGCGCAATGGCGGCGTCAACGGCTTCACCCTGGAGAACTCCCTGGGTGAATTCATCCTCACTCACCCCAACATGACCCTCCCCGCCAAGCGCGCCATCTACTCCGTCAACGAGGGTAACAGCAGCTACTGGGAGGAGTGGACCAACGCTTACTTCCACTCGCTGAAGTTCCCCCCCGAGGGCCAGAAGCCTTACAGTGCTCGCTACATTGGTAGCATGGTGGCTGATGCTTACCGGACACTGCTCTACGGTGGTGTCTTCGCTTACCCGGCCGACAAGAAGGCCCCCAAGGGTAAGCTGCGTATTTTGTACGAATGCGCGCCCATGGCTATGCTGTTTGAAAACGCCGGTGGTCTCGCTGTGAACTCCCGCATGGAGCGCCTTCTGGGCGTTGTCCCGGAGCACATTCACGACAAGAGTGGTGTGTTCCTCGGCTCGAAGGATGAAGTacagaagatcatcgacacATATAACAAGTACAAGAAATAAACTGGAAATATATCGGCCCATATGTGGCCGGCTTATACCCGTGAGAGGCCTGGAGATTCCACCACGGGATGGTATTTAATGAGGATGGTCATGGGTATTTAATGTATGAAAAGCGTCCTAAACTAAATAAATTTTGAAATAAACATTTGAAAATTTATATAACTGTGCATTCTTTCTCGGGTTGATATCCCTGGTCGAATAACCTTGTGTTCCATTTGCCAACGCCAGGTATATTTATAGAGCGCGGATATGTATCTAACCTACTCCGTTGATCGGCACTCACACAAACTTTATAATTTCATAAGGGGGTTAAATGTTCCTGACTCTAATTTATTACCAGTTAGATAGCAACAGTAGTACTTGTTGGACATATATTCCAGCACAAGGGACTGTTAACGTTCGTTTTTTAGTTCAGAGAAAATATGACTATTCACACAGCACCCCAACAATACAGGCATATTTCAAATGGGTAGGATTATAAGTCTCTAAGTTTACAAATGCATCGGTGGTTTAGGAGCGCAGGAGAGATCAGATATGGACAAGCTAATTGATGTCTAGAATTTAATTGATTCCCACAGGGAACTAAAGTACATATATTCCAAAAtcaaaggaaggaaaagaacggaCCAAGACGCTCAAATCAGTCAACGGGATCCTCTTCGAGGAGCGCCTTGAAGCTGAAGGGAGCAAATGGTATACCCTCGCCCATGAAATGCTTGCTCATAGCCTCGACCCAGTGCAGACGAAGCGAATGGAGCATAGCGCTAGTTCCCTCCATGACACAGAGAATGGCGATTGTCAGAGTGAACCACAAGTAGAAGGTGACGACAATCATAATTACACGAAGGGTGGGGTTTTCCTGCTCGAAAGCACCTCCAAGAGTCATAGTCCACAAAACGATCGAAAGCTGCTGATGGGCCAGAGAAAGAGCCCACAGACGCAGGTAGGATGCAGTGTGGGAAATACAATTCAGACAGAATTCAATGGTATGAATGACCTGATGGATCATGATTTCAGAGAAGTCGAATTCTTCGTgctcctcctctccaaggTCCTGGGCAATCATAGCCACCCCCTCACCCTCGCTGGCCATGCTGCCGCGGCCCCCATTGAGTCCGCCATCCATATCGCCATCGTCCTCGAGCGCGCTAACTCTTGACTGTTCTCCAAGACCTCTGTATCCATGAGCACGAGCACGGTTATGCTCCCAGCGAAGGTACAACGGCTTGAAGAGGAGCATGACGGGTACTTGCGCGACGGCAAGAAGCAATAGGATGACCTGAACAGAGCCTTGACCGGGGTACAGTTCCTCCTCAACACTACCAGGGGAGAGGAACATGAAGATGAGCATGTTCAATAAACCTGGGGGTGACTGGCCCCTGGCTGGCCAGTCCACTGACCACTTATAGATGACAGTAAGGACAAGGTACCCAAAAATagactggaagaagatcattcCCGGGAGGAAGTTGCCGATAATATCAACCTTAGACTTGAAATGGCGCGCGTTGACATACTGCAAGCAAAGAGCATATGTCATCTGTAGATTGGTTAGTTTTTGCGGTGGACAATCGATTGAATGGAAGGACTTACGTGAGACCAGCCCAGCAAAATACTCATTTTCATCTTCAAACTGTTCGTAAACAGCAAAGAGTTTTCAGCCTCATGCCAATTCCAGTCAAGTCCAAAGGGAAACCGATAGTCGCCCTTCAGGGAAGCCTCGACTGCTTGTCCTGGATGAATGATCTCAGGCCACTTCCATTgactggagaagattgtgaacgacttggagaagatatcaTTGTATATAAGACCAGTGTACATAGAGAAAAGACCCATCATTAGCATGATATAACGGCCATAGAATGCCATGTAGGTCAGTTCATCTAACTTGGTCTTCTGGAGCTTCCTCTCCCAGAAAATCATCGCAGCAGCACACAAAGTCATGAGAGCACCGTGACCAAAGTCACCAAACATGACGGCAAAcaggaatgggaaggtgaCGATCGTGTACAATCCAGGGTTGGCTTCCGAGTACTTCGGGATACCATACGCATTGACAATGGTTTGAAAGGCCTCTGTGAACTTGTTCGTCCGCACATAGGTAGGGGGTGTCTTGTTAGTTCGGATCTGATTGACAATAGTAGGCACACTTAAGCCAGCACGATCGTTCACATCTTGCAACGTTGACTTGATCAATGGCAGCGAGTTTGTTGGACACCAGGCCTCCGCAATTAGCGTTTTTCTCGCTTGATCGTAGGAGAATCTGTTGAGTGTATCATAGacagccttttctttcctgacGATGATCATCCAGGCCGCAAGCGAGCGGGCAATCTGTGTAAGTTCCGCATCGAGTGTATTCTTGGTGTTGCGCAAGACGTTACCCACATCACTCAAGCGTGTGTTCACCTCATGGATCTGATCACGTCTCAGCTCACTGTTCTCGTCAACGCCGTACAGTGAAGCACCAAGGGATTCGGATATTTTCCTGATTTTCGCAATGATGTTCTTTCCGTGGGCGAAAATGACAAACACGTTCTTGTGAGACTCCTCGTTGGTCGTAGGGTCAATGATAGCCTCGGGAATCTCCGACTGATTCATGTACAAGTTACCACGCAGGGTTCTCCATAGAATACGTTCAAAGGCACCGATACGGTCACGTGGAATGACACCCGCGACAAACCCAATGTTCATCTCGAGGAAGGATTGTTGACCCTGGGCTTCGCCGTTCTGACCGCGGTGGGACTGCTGTTCGACATCACGAAGGAGAGGAGCTTCATCGTTATCAAACGATTGCCGTATCTCTTCCGTATGAGTGTGGGCGCGATCGAAGAATCCACCGGCTTCCCTCAGAACCCAACGCCATTCCGTGAGCTCCACCTCCCGCTTCTTGAGTGTCTCGTAACTATCGTTGAGTGAGGCAATCCTCTGTTCCAAGCTCTCGCTCCGTTCGGCAAGCTCATCAATTTCGGATGCCAAGGGTGCAGCTAATGTATCGGTGAATTCGGATGAAGACCGCATTGGGATTCCTGCCTTGTCCATCTGAGAATGGAAATAACCTGTAGAGGACAACACAGCGTCAGTTGCCTTTCGGTCTAAGAACATAGTATTCCATATGGGTAGCCATACGCAGCTGCCGTTCCACATTATCCAGGCGGCGGATCTCTTTGGTAAAGGTACGTTGAAAAGCATTAGTGTCGGGGTTAAGCTATTTGCAGGTCAATCAACGTCAGCCCGGGTTATTATCGCGCTGCTTTTCCCGGGTTTCGATTTTCGACTCACATCTCTAAATTGAACCTGACCGAGTTCTCCCAAGGCACTGACAACTTCTCGTCCGATTTCATTGGCGATATAGAGCTGGGTCAAGCTCATATCCGACGAACGGAAGAAGGTATCCTTCggagccatggtgaagaggcTGCCTGGAGCAGGTTCCTTTCACCACAGGGATAAAGACTGCGCAACAGTACCACAGTTGCGAACGCACTAGGATGGTAAAATAATGATAAGGATGCCAAAGATGGGCGTCGAGGCAGTTGAGTAGAAGCGCCTGAACCACTGAGACCCCTTAGGTGACGGTGAGCTACGATTGCGGGAGAGCCGCGTGGCTGTTGTATCACGTGACTACAGAAGACGGTGCTTATCTAATCACCTGTCTATCCCCAGAATATTGTATGGGGTATGAAAGATTGGCTGCTGAGTAGATGCCATAAAATGCTTTTGTAGTGAATGTCGCTGTGCACTGTGGTATATGTGCATGTGCCTTCAATTCAAGAATACCACCCAAAACTTCCACATCAAATAACAACTCAAGAAGAATTATCCCTCCACCAAATCCAACATTATTCATACCGAATGCTCTAGTAGTTACCGATTCTCATACTGCCACATACCGAACGACCAAGCTTGCTGCAAGTGGTGTATATCTTTTGGATGAGCCATGGATACATGCCCATGCCGTTCCTTTCTAATCTAAGCGAAGTAACTCTTCCAAAGCACACCAGAGAGGTCTTCGAGCTGATCTGGAGTGAATGCCTAGACACAATGTTAGCTTATAAAAGATCATTTTCTTTCGACGATGAATATCTACCAACCTTCGCATCAATATGCCAAGTatcttgtcttgtctttttgAACTCGCTAATAATAGACTTCACACTCGAGCCCACAACGCCTGGGTCGTTTGCAGCCCGAACGCTCAATGTAGCCAGGGCTTCAGGCATCCACGTGGGCGGCGGGCTATTGTACGGGAATGCTTGGATGAGTGCACCGAGACCTAAAACTGCACCGTGTCTCGTGATTATGAGTCGAGCATGCTCGGGTGTTGGGGTTCCAGCCCCAGATGAAACAGGGGTTGACAAGCCAGACCGAAGGATTTTGGGGCGTTTTGGAAGAGGGTTGTCGATCAGGATTTTCGAAAATCGCTGCCTGAACCGGCTAACCATCTCTTCGCGCAGGAACACGGGTGAGCAACGGATCATGCCAGACAAGGTGGCTGATGCTCCAGCCCTCACTTCGTGCTGAGGGTCTTCTAGCATGTTCGCCACGCACTCAAAAAGCTTGTCTCTATCAGCGACAGAAAGCAGGAATAGACGGCGGAAGTAAATGATCTGAATGTTGATCATAACTCGTAGACGCTGATGCCATGAAGGTGACGTCTGTCCGATGTGAATGAGGGACTGGATG encodes:
- the fbp1 gene encoding fructose 1,6-bisphosphate 1-phosphatase (fructose-1,6-bisphosphatase) yields the protein MSGHENNGAPPVGQEKINTDIVTLTRFLTEEQTKVPEATGDFTLLCHALQFSFKSIAYYIRRASLINLTGLAGSSNTTGDDQKKLDVIGNDIFISAMRGSGKCRILVSEEEEEAIIFDEHPYARYAVVCDPIDGSSNLDAGVSVGTIFGIFKLPDSVLGPENKVSPKDLLLPGTEMVASGFTMYGASAQLVITMRNGGVNGFTLENSLGEFILTHPNMTLPAKRAIYSVNEGNSSYWEEWTNAYFHSLKFPPEGQKPYSARYIGSMVADAYRTLLYGGVFAYPADKKAPKGKLRILYECAPMAMLFENAGGLAVNSRMERLLGVVPEHIHDKSGVFLGSKDEVQKIIDTYNKYKK
- a CDS encoding H(+)-transporting V0 sector ATPase subunit a (vacuolar H+-ATPase V0 sector, subunit a) translates to MAPKDTFFRSSDMSLTQLYIANEIGREVVSALGELGQVQFRDLNPDTNAFQRTFTKEIRRLDNVERQLRYFHSQMDKAGIPMRSSSEFTDTLAAPLASEIDELAERSESLEQRIASLNDSYETLKKREVELTEWRWVLREAGGFFDRAHTHTEEIRQSFDNDEAPLLRDVEQQSHRGQNGEAQGQQSFLEMNIGFVAGVIPRDRIGAFERILWRTLRGNLYMNQSEIPEAIIDPTTNEESHKNVFVIFAHGKNIIAKIRKISESLGASLYGVDENSELRRDQIHEVNTRLSDVGNVLRNTKNTLDAELTQIARSLAAWMIIVRKEKAVYDTLNRFSYDQARKTLIAEAWCPTNSLPLIKSTLQDVNDRAGLSVPTIVNQIRTNKTPPTYVRTNKFTEAFQTIVNAYGIPKYSEANPGLYTIVTFPFLFAVMFGDFGHGALMTLCAAAMIFWERKLQKTKLDELTYMAFYGRYIMLMMGLFSMYTGLIYNDIFSKSFTIFSSQWKWPEIIHPGQAVEASLKGDYRFPFGLDWNWHEAENSLLFTNSLKMKMSILLGWSHMTYALCLQYVNARHFKSKVDIIGNFLPGMIFFQSIFGYLVLTVIYKWSVDWPARGQSPPGLLNMLIFMFLSPGSVEEELYPGQGSVQVILLLLAVAQVPVMLLFKPLYLRWEHNRARAHGYRGLGEQSRVSALEDDGDMDGGLNGGRGSMASEGEGVAMIAQDLGEEEHEEFDFSEIMIHQVIHTIEFCLNCISHTASYLRLWALSLAHQQLSIVLWTMTLGGAFEQENPTLRVIMIVVTFYLWFTLTIAILCVMEGTSAMLHSLRLHWVEAMSKHFMGEGIPFAPFSFKALLEEDPVD